The genomic stretch TTCTGCACCTGTTCGTGCTGACGATACAACCATTCCATCTTCTTCAATATAATATATTCTACTTCTTCCCATCAAAACATCCTGTCTTAGCTGTTCAAACGTTGAGGGATTTAAAAATTCTTCTATAGACTGATATAGGTATACTATCAGTTCAAGCTTGTCAAGGTTTTCTTCTAAATTGTCCTTATTAATTACCCTGACCTTTTCAAATTCTTTCTGAGAAAGTTCTAATTTATTCTTATCTACACTGCTATCAAGCTTCATAAAAAGCTGCTCTCTTTTATTGAGCACATTCAGTACTTTCAAAAACGGCATAACAGCATCCTTTTTGCCAGAAAAAACCTTGCATTTTGTTGTAAGTATAATATTGCAAAATGAGTCAATGTCCCAGCCGTAAGAATCTGAATAGAAAATTAAATCTCTGCGATAGCGAAGAAGAACTGCTTTTAAATTTCCAGAAGTAACGTCAAATTCTCCCCAAACCTCAACAACCGGTGAGTCAAAACCAAAGCTTAAAATATCGCCAATTATAAAAATATTCCACTCTTTTTCCTTTCGGACAAAATCCATGAGAGTTTTAAAATCGGCATTTGAAAGTTTTCTTATCATAAGAATCACACTTTCCTGCTTTTTTACAATTATACTACCAAATCTAAATCTAATCAACTGCTTTCAGTATCCAAATATGAGAATTAAAATCACCCCACATTTGAGGAATCATAAGCCCAATGTTCATAAGCTCATCGCCAAACCTTGTTTTTTGCTCACCTTCAATCAAATAGCTCTTGCTGGGGTCAAGACCATCTAATTTTAACCTTTTGATTGGTGGGTTTGGCTGCCTTAAAATTTCCACATAGAATACAACCGCCTCATTTTTATCTTCTGTTACAAACATCCAAGCAGCTGCATTTTCTTCAAATGGGGAAATTAGCCTGTACAAATCACCTTTAAGCACTATATGCCATATTCTCTTGTAAATCTCAATTTGCTTTTTTATCTCCTCTTTATCCTCTTGAGATAGCTTTGTCAAATCAAGTTCATATCCAAAAGCACCCGAAAGTGCTACAACCCCTCTTGTTTTCATTGGTGTTATCCTACCAACCTGATGGTTTGGCACAATTGATACATGCGCACCCATAGTTGATGCAGGATAAACTATGCTTGTTCCAAACTGGATTTTAAGCCTTTCGATTGCGTCTGTGTCATCACTTGTCCAAATTTGAGGCATGTAATACAAAATTCCCGGGTCAAACCTTCCACCACCGCCAGAACATCCTTCAAATAAGATGTATGGAAACTCATAAGTGAGCTCCTCCATCATCTGATAAAGTCCAAGTACATACCTGTGGAAGACCTCTTTTTGTCTTTCTGGTGGAAGGTCAAGCGAACCTACCTCTGTTAAGGGCCTGTTCATGTCCCACTTGATATATTCAATTGGAGCTGCTTTTAGAATCTCTTTCATCATCCTTAAAATTTCTTTTCTAACATCTTCTCTTGTGATGTCCAAAACGTACTGGTTTCTGCATTGTGTCAACGTTCTTCCTCGTACCTGTATGCACCAATCAGGATGCTTTCTGTAAAGTTCGCTGTCTGGTGAGACCATCTCAGGCTCAAACCACAGTCCAAATTTGAGCCCCATTTCATTTAACTTTTTCCCAAGCCCGTCCAAACCGTTTGGAAGCTTTCTTCTGTCAACAAACCAGTCTCCAAGTGAGCTTGTATCATCGTCTCTTTTACCAAACCAACCATCATCTAAAACAAACAGCTCAATCCCAAGATCTTTTGCCTCTTTTGCCAAAGAAAGAAGTTTTTCTTCATTGAAATTGAAATATGTAGCCTCCCAGTTGTTAATCAGAATTGGTCTTCTTTTATCCCGATATGCTCCTCTGCAAAGTCTTTTTCTGTAAAGCTTGTGGTATGTGCGAGACATCCCTCCCAAGCCCTCTTGTGAATAAACCATCACAACCTCTGGTGTCTGAAAACTGCTTTGCGGCTCTAAAACCCATGTAAACTCAAATGGATTTATTCCCATAGTCACTCTTACCAGATTGTATTGGTCTTTCTCTACAATTGCAGCAAAATTACCACTGTAGACAAGAGAAAACCCATAAACATCTCCAAACTTTTCGGTCGCACCCTTTGATAAAAGTGCTATAAATGGATTGTGCTGATGTGAACTTTCACCTCTTGCGCTGTCAATTATCTGAGTTCCATGGATAAGAGGGGTTCTCTCTATGAATCTCTCTCTTGCCCATGAACCCCACAGGTGCAAAAGTTCGAAGTCCCCTTCTGGGAAATCAACACATGCGCTCATTGCACGAAGGATTTTGAGAGTTTGTTTTCCTAAGTTCTCAAACCTTACACTCCTTGTTATTGTATCAAAATCTCTGAAAGCTGTATATGTCAATGTAACTTTCAAACCAATCAAATCATCATAAAGTTCTATCTCCAGTGTTTGAGCCTCATCAGGTGACTCAACATATGTTGCTGGAAGACCTTCAAGTTTTGGCTTTCCATCATAAATTCTGTGTGTTTTGTAAACAAGGTTTGTGATACAAGAGCCGTCTTCCTGCTCTACTTGAAATGCAGGATGCCTGAAATCTGAATTTCCATATGCAGGGTACTCCAAAAGCATTGTATCAAATGTGTATGTTTTGTCATTTGGGTCAGGTGTTGCACCAAATGCTCTTCCTCCTGTCACATCAAAATCTGTCCACTCAAATTCTTTAATTTTTTTCCCCCAATAAACATGGGACAAAAACTTTCCTTTGAAAAGCTTTATCACATAGCTTGTGTTCTTTGCTTCTATGAAAAACATATTTGTCTGTGGGTTAAAGGTTATTGGCATCTTTTAAACCTCCTTCTTTTTAAGCTGGTTCTTTTAAAATTTATAATATCATCATGTGAGATGTTTTGCTATATTCACTTAAAAAAATTAAATAAACACTAAAATTTTGATATGTCTTTTCAAAAGCTGCCGTGCAAATTCTTGATTTTCCTGATAAAATATTTTTATGGAAAATAAAACTTCATTTTAAGGAAAGGGAGCGAAATATGAGAATAAAAGTAGTCTTTGAATCCCAAAAGCCAATAGAACTTCCTATTCATTACAACTATTTTGTCCAGTCAATGATATACAATACTATTGATGATAAAATCTATGCAACATTTTTACATGACAAGGGATATGAGGTTGATTTGAAAAACTTTAAACTGTTTTCATTTTCTCGCTTAGAAGGTCCATTTAAAATTGTAGGAAATGACTCAAATAAAAAGATAGTCTTTGACAAAAAAGTTTCACTTATAATCTCTTCACCTGTTGAGGATTTTATTACAAAGTTTTCAACCGGGCTTTTAAAAAAAGACCAAATTTATCTAAAAGATAATACACTATATGTGACATCTGCAAATATGCTCAGAAAACCGAAATTTTCAAGCTTCCATAAAATAAAAATGTTATCTCCTATGTGTGCATACAAAACAATCAGAAACGAAAATTCAGAACACAAACACTTTTTTACTCCTTTTGAGGATGAGTTCTATAACCTTATTTCTCAAAACTTAATGAAGAAA from Caldicellulosiruptor kronotskyensis 2002 encodes the following:
- a CDS encoding GNAT family N-acetyltransferase; translated protein: MIRFRFGSIIVKKQESVILMIRKLSNADFKTLMDFVRKEKEWNIFIIGDILSFGFDSPVVEVWGEFDVTSGNLKAVLLRYRRDLIFYSDSYGWDIDSFCNIILTTKCKVFSGKKDAVMPFLKVLNVLNKREQLFMKLDSSVDKNKLELSQKEFEKVRVINKDNLEENLDKLELIVYLYQSIEEFLNPSTFEQLRQDVLMGRSRIYYIEEDGMVVSSARTGAEIADMAMVLSVCTMHEYRSRGYATMCMKRLCSDLIKEGKSLCLFCDNPKAANIYRKIGFQQIGTWITLGL
- a CDS encoding alpha-galactosidase: MPITFNPQTNMFFIEAKNTSYVIKLFKGKFLSHVYWGKKIKEFEWTDFDVTGGRAFGATPDPNDKTYTFDTMLLEYPAYGNSDFRHPAFQVEQEDGSCITNLVYKTHRIYDGKPKLEGLPATYVESPDEAQTLEIELYDDLIGLKVTLTYTAFRDFDTITRSVRFENLGKQTLKILRAMSACVDFPEGDFELLHLWGSWARERFIERTPLIHGTQIIDSARGESSHQHNPFIALLSKGATEKFGDVYGFSLVYSGNFAAIVEKDQYNLVRVTMGINPFEFTWVLEPQSSFQTPEVVMVYSQEGLGGMSRTYHKLYRKRLCRGAYRDKRRPILINNWEATYFNFNEEKLLSLAKEAKDLGIELFVLDDGWFGKRDDDTSSLGDWFVDRRKLPNGLDGLGKKLNEMGLKFGLWFEPEMVSPDSELYRKHPDWCIQVRGRTLTQCRNQYVLDITREDVRKEILRMMKEILKAAPIEYIKWDMNRPLTEVGSLDLPPERQKEVFHRYVLGLYQMMEELTYEFPYILFEGCSGGGGRFDPGILYYMPQIWTSDDTDAIERLKIQFGTSIVYPASTMGAHVSIVPNHQVGRITPMKTRGVVALSGAFGYELDLTKLSQEDKEEIKKQIEIYKRIWHIVLKGDLYRLISPFEENAAAWMFVTEDKNEAVVFYVEILRQPNPPIKRLKLDGLDPSKSYLIEGEQKTRFGDELMNIGLMIPQMWGDFNSHIWILKAVD
- the cas6 gene encoding CRISPR-associated endoribonuclease Cas6, whose protein sequence is MRIKVVFESQKPIELPIHYNYFVQSMIYNTIDDKIYATFLHDKGYEVDLKNFKLFSFSRLEGPFKIVGNDSNKKIVFDKKVSLIISSPVEDFITKFSTGLLKKDQIYLKDNTLYVTSANMLRKPKFSSFHKIKMLSPMCAYKTIRNENSEHKHFFTPFEDEFYNLISQNLMKKCKLLIKDFDEKSFRFDLKPLKVEEKTHFKPLLFKKTPIKGWLGFYTIETDPIIMEVAYYCGLGSKNSQGFGLFEIIE